From Mya arenaria isolate MELC-2E11 chromosome 12, ASM2691426v1, the proteins below share one genomic window:
- the LOC128212271 gene encoding uncharacterized protein LOC128212271 isoform X2, whose amino-acid sequence MSGENASSVPQVPPRNGRNMAAALMAEGTGTHFEEVTISAHHWHVDKALGIQQFIHDTIGAKFVIDEIQNLAVFKCQSDVKPNLDSAIDQFKKSIRWKTVKFTEHTSVLLWFGSEPNAKLKHYFNFIKRFKGPFYADICLQESKPTCVVYSRDGNILSKAVDAISSSLVYSRCSEAIIHPRRTIVVEAQQEGLLQLLNTEKNFVSFVCTNDVLNSIQNNLCTEKIEIPSTVANYFNCYAEECIHGLARKTNVEIEFPILQKTLKIRGVLNEINQFKSQLDTLFVEKHTTVQLTKEEKVLIAEYLRQVAGEHRCIADLSNCDIQEDESTCCYLVSWSHVRNTGRLSVVEGNVQNMDVDFVIIPADRNKQPLSQTAAKVLPALSKVSLINVQSSSRGFPLSTKLRSVAMPFVGRKIAVFVPDNDLDKRFFLAELVTMFQTLPATQIYIVTPALEEIIQIIDDNFRSVKSTLTENSGFFREKHVENILTKTGLHEVDIQVTKRSLLESEADALVITVGSDLDLARGNLCTQILNAAGQIIQEDLRTKQKERHSNVYVTHAGELGFRSPGHKVKCIIHCLLQQFNKDDFMSVLISFVETCLLEADMKMCTSVAFPALGTGNLGYPVRDVAVAMFEAVRTYRKKVINPSVKKVIFCVGKPENEVFRASRRR is encoded by the exons aATGGCCGTAATATGGCTGCTGCTTTAATGGCAGAAGGAACTGGCACACATTTTGAAGaag TTACTATATCAGCTCATCATTGGCATGTCGACAAGGCCCTTGGTATCCAACAGTTCATCCATGATACTATTGGTGCAAAGTTTGTGATTGATGAGATACAAAACTTAGCTGTATTCAAATGCCAATCTGATGTTAAGCCAAATCTAGACAGCGCAATCGAtcagtttaaaaaatcaatcaGATGGAAAACAGTTAAGTTCACTGAACATACCAGCGTCTTGTTGTGGTTTGGCTCTGAGCCAAATgccaaattaaaacattattttaacttcATAAAACGATTCAAAGGACCTTTCTATGCTGATATATGTCTTCAGGAGTCAAAGCCGACATGTGTAGTTTACAGTCGAGATGGAAATATTCTGTCAAAAGCTGTAGATGCTATAAGCAGCAGTCTTGTGTATTCTCGTTGTTCTGAGGCAATCATTCACCCACGGAGAACAATCGTCGTTGAGGCCCAACAAGAAGGCCTTTTGCAATTATTGAACACAGAGAAGAATTTTGTTAGTTTTGTCTGCACAAACGATGTGCTCAATTCTATACAGAACAATTTATGTACTGAAAAAATCGAGATCCCGAGCACAGTTGCAAACTATTTTAATTGTTACGCAGAAGAATGTATTCATGGTCTTGCACGAAAGACCAACGTTGAAATAGAGTTTCCAATACTTCAGAAGACTTTGAAGATAAGGGGtgtattgaatgaaataaatcaattcaaATCTCAATTGGACACTTTGTTCGTTGAAAAACATACAACAGTGCAGCTTACCAAGGAAGAAAAAGTGCTTATTGCAGAGTATTTACGTCAAGTAGCTGGAGAGCATAGATGCATTGCTGATTTATCCAACTGCGACATTCAGGAAGATGAATCGACTTGCTGTTACCTTGTTTCATGGTCTCATGTACGTAACACTGGCAGGCTTTCTGTTGTAGAAGGAAATGTGCAGAATATGGATGTTGATTTTGTGATAATACCAGCTGATCGTAATAAACAACCATTGTCACAAACAGCAG CCAAAGTTTTACCTGCTTTGTCAAAGGTATCTTTGATCAATGTTCAGTCTTCATCCAGAGGTTTCCCTTTGTCCACCAAATTACGGTCAGTTGCTATGCCATTTGTCGGAAGAAAGATCGCAGTTTTTGTACCGGACAACGATTTGGATAAACGCTTTTTCCTGGCCGAACTTGTTACGATGTTTCAAACATTACCAGCAACTCAGATTTACATAGTAACACCTGCACTTGAAGagattatacaaattattgacGATAATTTCCGAAGCGTCAAATCTACATTGACTGAAAACAGTGGGTTTTTCCGTGAAAAACATGTGGAAAACATCTTGACAAAGACAG GACTACATGAAGTGGACATTCAAGTTACCAAACGGTCATTACTTGAATCAgag GCAGACGCATTAGTTATTACTGTTGGTAGTGATCTGGACCTAGCAAGAGGGAATCTTTGTACACAAATTTTGAATGCCGCAGGACAGATCATTCAGGAGGATCtgagaacaaaacaaaaagagcGTCATTCAAATGTATATGTCACACATGCAGGAGAATTGGGATTTCGTTCACCTGGTCACAAAGTGAAATGCATTATTCACTGTCTGTTGCAGCAATTCAACAAAGATGACTTCATGTCG GTGCTGATATCATTTGTGGAAACATGTCTTCTAGAAGCAGATATGAAAATGTGTACATCCGTCGCATTCCCAGCTCTTGGAACAGGAAACCTTGGATATCCTGTTAGAGATGTAGCTGTTGCCATGTTTGAAGCAGTTAGAACATATCGAAAAAAAGTCATCAACCCTAGTGTtaagaaagttatattttgtgttggaAAACCAGAAAACGAG GTATTCCGAGCATCCAGAAGACGGTGA
- the LOC128212271 gene encoding uncharacterized protein LOC128212271 isoform X1: protein MSGENASSVPQVPPRNGRNMAAALMAEGTGTHFEEVTISAHHWHVDKALGIQQFIHDTIGAKFVIDEIQNLAVFKCQSDVKPNLDSAIDQFKKSIRWKTVKFTEHTSVLLWFGSEPNAKLKHYFNFIKRFKGPFYADICLQESKPTCVVYSRDGNILSKAVDAISSSLVYSRCSEAIIHPRRTIVVEAQQEGLLQLLNTEKNFVSFVCTNDVLNSIQNNLCTEKIEIPSTVANYFNCYAEECIHGLARKTNVEIEFPILQKTLKIRGVLNEINQFKSQLDTLFVEKHTTVQLTKEEKVLIAEYLRQVAGEHRCIADLSNCDIQEDESTCCYLVSWSHVRNTGRLSVVEGNVQNMDVDFVIIPADRNKQPLSQTAAKVLPALSKVSLINVQSSSRGFPLSTKLRSVAMPFVGRKIAVFVPDNDLDKRFFLAELVTMFQTLPATQIYIVTPALEEIIQIIDDNFRSVKSTLTENSGFFREKHVENILTKTGLHEVDIQVTKRSLLESEADALVITVGSDLDLARGNLCTQILNAAGQIIQEDLRTKQKERHSNVYVTHAGELGFRSPGHKVKCIIHCLLQQFNKDDFMSVLISFVETCLLEADMKMCTSVAFPALGTGNLGYPVRDVAVAMFEAVRTYRKKVINPSVKKVIFCVGKPENEDMFLKEKGRYEDCTISTVYESIESRLKGIPSIQKTVNSIQMAVVNKQDFGVPPANAKVVAVHFNSEEKGVRGKPVQPSSENRWTDQIDFFAGPHTFDETWKYNLLKEK, encoded by the exons aATGGCCGTAATATGGCTGCTGCTTTAATGGCAGAAGGAACTGGCACACATTTTGAAGaag TTACTATATCAGCTCATCATTGGCATGTCGACAAGGCCCTTGGTATCCAACAGTTCATCCATGATACTATTGGTGCAAAGTTTGTGATTGATGAGATACAAAACTTAGCTGTATTCAAATGCCAATCTGATGTTAAGCCAAATCTAGACAGCGCAATCGAtcagtttaaaaaatcaatcaGATGGAAAACAGTTAAGTTCACTGAACATACCAGCGTCTTGTTGTGGTTTGGCTCTGAGCCAAATgccaaattaaaacattattttaacttcATAAAACGATTCAAAGGACCTTTCTATGCTGATATATGTCTTCAGGAGTCAAAGCCGACATGTGTAGTTTACAGTCGAGATGGAAATATTCTGTCAAAAGCTGTAGATGCTATAAGCAGCAGTCTTGTGTATTCTCGTTGTTCTGAGGCAATCATTCACCCACGGAGAACAATCGTCGTTGAGGCCCAACAAGAAGGCCTTTTGCAATTATTGAACACAGAGAAGAATTTTGTTAGTTTTGTCTGCACAAACGATGTGCTCAATTCTATACAGAACAATTTATGTACTGAAAAAATCGAGATCCCGAGCACAGTTGCAAACTATTTTAATTGTTACGCAGAAGAATGTATTCATGGTCTTGCACGAAAGACCAACGTTGAAATAGAGTTTCCAATACTTCAGAAGACTTTGAAGATAAGGGGtgtattgaatgaaataaatcaattcaaATCTCAATTGGACACTTTGTTCGTTGAAAAACATACAACAGTGCAGCTTACCAAGGAAGAAAAAGTGCTTATTGCAGAGTATTTACGTCAAGTAGCTGGAGAGCATAGATGCATTGCTGATTTATCCAACTGCGACATTCAGGAAGATGAATCGACTTGCTGTTACCTTGTTTCATGGTCTCATGTACGTAACACTGGCAGGCTTTCTGTTGTAGAAGGAAATGTGCAGAATATGGATGTTGATTTTGTGATAATACCAGCTGATCGTAATAAACAACCATTGTCACAAACAGCAG CCAAAGTTTTACCTGCTTTGTCAAAGGTATCTTTGATCAATGTTCAGTCTTCATCCAGAGGTTTCCCTTTGTCCACCAAATTACGGTCAGTTGCTATGCCATTTGTCGGAAGAAAGATCGCAGTTTTTGTACCGGACAACGATTTGGATAAACGCTTTTTCCTGGCCGAACTTGTTACGATGTTTCAAACATTACCAGCAACTCAGATTTACATAGTAACACCTGCACTTGAAGagattatacaaattattgacGATAATTTCCGAAGCGTCAAATCTACATTGACTGAAAACAGTGGGTTTTTCCGTGAAAAACATGTGGAAAACATCTTGACAAAGACAG GACTACATGAAGTGGACATTCAAGTTACCAAACGGTCATTACTTGAATCAgag GCAGACGCATTAGTTATTACTGTTGGTAGTGATCTGGACCTAGCAAGAGGGAATCTTTGTACACAAATTTTGAATGCCGCAGGACAGATCATTCAGGAGGATCtgagaacaaaacaaaaagagcGTCATTCAAATGTATATGTCACACATGCAGGAGAATTGGGATTTCGTTCACCTGGTCACAAAGTGAAATGCATTATTCACTGTCTGTTGCAGCAATTCAACAAAGATGACTTCATGTCG GTGCTGATATCATTTGTGGAAACATGTCTTCTAGAAGCAGATATGAAAATGTGTACATCCGTCGCATTCCCAGCTCTTGGAACAGGAAACCTTGGATATCCTGTTAGAGATGTAGCTGTTGCCATGTTTGAAGCAGTTAGAACATATCGAAAAAAAGTCATCAACCCTAGTGTtaagaaagttatattttgtgttggaAAACCAGAAAACGAG gatatgtttttgaaagaaaaaggcAGATATGAAGACTGCACAATATCTACTGTGTATGAAAGTATTGAAAGCCGACTGAAAg GTATTCCGAGCATCCAGAAGACGGTGAACTCCATACAGATGGCTGTAGTAAATAAGCAGGATTTTGGAGTTCCACCAGCTAATGCAAAGGTTGTTGCTGTCCACTTCAATAGTGAGGAAAAAG GTGTTCGTGGAAAACCCGTCCAACCTTCTTCAGAAAACAGATGGACGGaccaaattgatttttttgctgGCCCACATACTTTTGATGAGACTTGGAAATACAACTTGTTGAAAGAGAAATAA